The Sinomicrobium kalidii genome contains a region encoding:
- a CDS encoding DUF4374 domain-containing protein — protein sequence MRKSSYFLSIFTLASAAFFAGCSSDDDTPGDNGGEGTPGAESKYIITATPTASEGVADYILTADDLTGGTITTQGNGIEQDGTYRYYVTSNNRFFSLLYGQGNPGAVTTYQLNNEGALERLSNFQSETVQAFAAVDDDILMVKISRSADAPYAYWYRLNTETSQFVDEGQINTRELADKENGELAFFSWITQVGDKVYMPYFTVKACCNDTFGTAYPDEANIAVYSYPEMELETVIYDDRTSYIGRYFVNGLTVDENGDAYAFSSSVATTNGEVTSTKPSAITRIKNGTTEFDEDYFFNLEEATGGLYITDHIYAGNGRFIGIMKEEKTSAYSSGNIYVVIDVYNKTVTEVTGVPEASGIVSVTNMNNYVSEDGSVVNVGITTEAGSYVYNIDVATASATRGLEVQGGVITAISKLDPAE from the coding sequence ATGAGAAAATCATCTTACTTTTTAAGCATTTTTACCCTGGCTTCCGCAGCATTTTTTGCAGGATGCAGCAGTGATGACGACACTCCCGGCGATAATGGCGGCGAGGGCACACCAGGGGCGGAGTCCAAATATATAATAACCGCAACTCCCACAGCCTCCGAAGGTGTGGCCGATTACATCCTTACGGCAGACGATCTGACCGGCGGCACCATTACCACACAGGGGAACGGTATTGAACAGGACGGGACATACCGGTATTACGTAACCAGCAACAACAGGTTTTTCAGCCTCCTCTACGGGCAGGGCAACCCCGGTGCGGTGACCACCTACCAGTTGAATAACGAAGGAGCACTGGAAAGGCTGTCCAATTTTCAGTCTGAAACCGTACAGGCTTTTGCCGCCGTGGATGACGATATCCTTATGGTGAAGATATCGAGGAGTGCGGATGCGCCTTATGCCTACTGGTACCGTTTGAACACCGAAACCTCGCAGTTTGTGGACGAAGGGCAGATCAATACCCGGGAACTGGCCGATAAGGAAAACGGGGAACTCGCCTTCTTTTCCTGGATCACACAGGTGGGAGACAAGGTCTATATGCCTTATTTTACGGTAAAGGCCTGCTGTAATGATACTTTCGGGACAGCATATCCCGACGAGGCCAATATTGCCGTGTATTCCTATCCGGAAATGGAACTGGAAACCGTTATTTACGATGACCGGACCAGCTATATAGGCCGTTATTTCGTAAACGGGCTTACCGTGGATGAGAACGGGGATGCCTATGCCTTCTCTTCTTCGGTGGCAACTACCAACGGTGAAGTGACATCTACCAAACCTTCTGCCATAACCCGCATTAAGAACGGGACCACTGAATTCGACGAAGATTATTTCTTTAACCTGGAAGAAGCCACCGGCGGACTGTACATTACAGATCATATCTATGCCGGTAACGGCAGGTTCATTGGTATTATGAAAGAAGAAAAGACCTCGGCATACAGCAGCGGAAATATCTATGTTGTTATCGATGTTTACAACAAAACGGTTACCGAGGTTACCGGGGTTCCCGAGGCTTCCGGGATCGTAAGCGTAACCAACATGAACAACTATGTTTCTGAAGACGGCAGTGTAGTAAATGTGGGGATCACGACAGAAGCGGGCAGTTATGTTTACAATATCGATGTAGCGACTGCCTCTGCTACCCGCGGACTCGAGGTACAGGGCGGCGTTATCACTGCCATCAGTAAACTGGACCCGGCGGAATAA
- a CDS encoding ribonucleoside-diphosphate reductase subunit alpha, whose protein sequence is MITKELPLATENDITLREKLWWKNDESEQILNRGYLLKGETVEGAIDRITTAAAKRLYKPELKESFQEMIERGWMSLSSPIWANMGTERGLPISCFNVHVPDHIEGITHKLGEVIMQTKIGGGTSGYFGSLRARGSAVSDNGKSSGAVSFMKLFDTAMDTISQGGVRRGAFATYLDIDHPDIEEFLKIKDIGNPIQNLFFGVCVPDYWMQEMIDGDMDKRKVWARVLESRQQKGLPYIFFTDNVNRNKPQVYKDKNMQINASNLCSEIMLPSSADESFICCLSSMNLELYDEWKNTEAVKLAIFFLDAVLQEFVVKTEGNHYLASANRFAKRHRALGLGVLGWHSYLQKSMIPFEGMEAKMKSTEIFKHIRGKADKATEELARIYGEPEVLTGYGRRNTTTLAIAPTTSSSAILGQTSPGIEPFSSNYYKAGLSKGNFIRKNKYLKKLLEEKGQDNEDTWRNIMLDSGSVQKLDILSDHEKAVFKTFKEISQLEIIQQASIRQKYVDQSQSLNINIPSAVPIKEVNKLIIEAWKLGVKTLYYQRSQSVSKEMVNNLVNCSSCES, encoded by the coding sequence TGATTACGAAAGAATTACCATTAGCCACGGAAAATGATATTACCCTGAGGGAAAAACTCTGGTGGAAAAACGATGAAAGCGAACAGATACTGAACCGCGGTTACCTCTTAAAAGGCGAAACCGTGGAAGGCGCCATTGACCGGATCACCACGGCGGCGGCCAAGCGATTGTACAAACCGGAACTCAAAGAATCCTTCCAGGAAATGATAGAGCGCGGATGGATGAGCCTCAGTTCTCCCATATGGGCCAACATGGGAACGGAAAGAGGACTGCCCATTTCCTGCTTTAACGTTCATGTCCCGGACCACATAGAAGGGATTACGCACAAACTGGGGGAAGTGATCATGCAAACCAAGATAGGCGGCGGAACTTCCGGTTATTTCGGTTCCCTGCGTGCCCGCGGAAGTGCCGTTTCCGACAACGGGAAAAGCAGCGGCGCCGTGAGTTTCATGAAACTGTTCGATACCGCCATGGACACCATTTCACAGGGCGGTGTAAGGCGCGGGGCCTTTGCCACTTACCTGGACATCGATCACCCGGATATCGAAGAGTTCCTGAAGATCAAGGATATCGGTAACCCTATCCAGAACCTGTTCTTCGGTGTCTGTGTCCCGGACTACTGGATGCAGGAAATGATAGACGGCGATATGGACAAGCGCAAGGTATGGGCCCGGGTACTGGAAAGCCGGCAACAAAAAGGGTTGCCCTATATCTTTTTTACCGACAACGTAAACCGGAACAAGCCGCAGGTATACAAAGACAAGAACATGCAGATCAATGCCAGCAACCTCTGTTCGGAGATCATGCTGCCTTCTTCTGCAGACGAATCCTTTATCTGCTGTTTATCGTCCATGAACCTGGAGTTGTACGACGAGTGGAAAAACACCGAAGCCGTTAAACTGGCCATCTTCTTCCTGGATGCCGTATTGCAGGAATTTGTGGTTAAAACCGAAGGCAATCACTACCTGGCTTCGGCCAACCGCTTTGCCAAACGCCACAGGGCCCTCGGCCTGGGCGTGCTGGGCTGGCATTCCTACTTACAGAAAAGCATGATCCCGTTTGAAGGCATGGAGGCCAAAATGAAAAGTACCGAGATCTTCAAACACATCAGGGGAAAAGCCGACAAGGCTACCGAAGAACTGGCAAGGATCTACGGCGAACCCGAAGTGCTGACCGGGTACGGAAGAAGGAACACCACCACCCTGGCCATTGCGCCTACCACTTCCTCTTCGGCCATCCTGGGGCAAACCTCGCCGGGAATCGAACCCTTCAGCAGTAATTATTACAAGGCCGGACTTTCCAAGGGGAACTTTATCCGGAAAAACAAATACCTGAAAAAATTACTGGAAGAAAAAGGACAGGACAATGAAGATACCTGGAGGAACATCATGCTCGACAGCGGCAGCGTCCAGAAACTGGATATCCTGTCCGACCACGAAAAAGCGGTGTTCAAAACTTTCAAGGAGATCAGCCAGCTGGAGATCATTCAACAGGCTTCCATCCGTCAGAAATACGTAGACCAGTCGCAAAGCCTGAACATCAATATCCCTTCCGCCGTTCCGATCAAGGAAGTGAACAAACTCATCATCGAAGCGTGGAAACTGGGCGTTAAAACACTGTACTACCAGAGAAGCCAGAGTGTTTCCAAGGAAATGGTAAACAACCTGGTGAACTGCAGCAGTTGTGAATCCTGA